In one Carassius carassius chromosome 14, fCarCar2.1, whole genome shotgun sequence genomic region, the following are encoded:
- the alms1 gene encoding uncharacterized protein alms1 isoform X2, which produces MDSEGCSADVNNPPAEIPYQQHGQNMHDSEASRLNTDPDNDERPFSNTQDSSVQPLIDRSETLQLEFQDSQLSPALTLNPCLDKSHLISDSTFFQHTDAEFVPLRGFPDFSVMTERCLRTSNVAVTDASHHQNTILDQAALSQHPLELPTALSGEKTCCSLSQHSLSPGDHCKEFEDQGSISYIAAEDKIIRHMEGEEQTTAQQLIEGMSARLLLKSREDNVIVAVSDSSAISSTSEPASLHQNIDKSQLEPSMNLQKGSLSSLFQKAADVSNITFRDSRMHSHQTTDHLHDQFLSVGQRGSISAPASRHHSGNKSSHSGMCITPAGEALMHLPDLQRVLWSSGHLTAADGSFLNSQPVSQSTPALSIMRPPPALTKFSLIHSKQEAIASVATSSQNSHSKTGLIPSLDLSDQRSSPIHSQTTATDPSGPSETVQTMSHAQPILNVPLPVLNPQASDTPHSNIQYFYSGAEMKDQVPRLALGRVHSLPSLSYLQKVDAWKVNQSSSRSFYDHLPLDGVSPKKNAQDVVSEALNHMFSQDTCLTVGANPSSQMFQPLSSSHSGSGSPRQVGVVGTGACRGQASESPVNRSHSHSSLSSVVTSVQRDAGPHNQQIPVAQFNNIIPTTRSLDYQPSFVSGGRGEGKNSSAPNMDKSSVHMSPLLSLGRFSDVSSNLNMSSTLSSSQGSRHGEQSMRASVGATSSVMSLEVDNYAPYWTSRPASPPHTRELNIEDRIPLYLLNLGIDQSPSTILNPFTHRGPIREPEFSPTDLCTIKGSIGTPTKSTQPSEVDSLQKETFSSSSQLSADSSASVTHRLSVHERGQTASDRTVKKTFSQVETPPRLNSTVHPSSNLQQSDAPKSEGNFGLSSQFSSESMTPPGPREVVKEDEDSFVGSGTLREIRRLLGRAESLVSGRSSLISSPGSHRLSESDTSLVSLGRNIQGYHDDTSLSAGGNLSLLLTRSSSDSALRGSLSSSQRPQQIDCTTIEPTALSLSREESLKSRDLCVTPRRAEPEGCSAADQDKAKPPTVTSAMQINVPSIAENQDQTEDAVFGSSENDSSHVSAEVESMSDSSSESSLAARVAKLLQSESPVSVVTSRPSTSDPEDSRAREWILMKVSGRRCESLELNAEDRERIEDIKRELLLNTKYTKWSSDSEGSAQSSAGPESQLTKGCVGLRNMENRNSDQLQKVNSKPLETGPFYTPTQQDLEARVRQIALREGLSSQPLTSITISTTCCTPSPQSPSHGHITATEELDSVGPDHETLESTSQMRLQPAVILNVSGREKETAREEQHREENKGEEMTDDDKENIVTNNPQSIHRIPHMDFNATGSNQILSSSSSDSAFDKKSHLSHIHVTLSPKPKHHSNPNNLSRLSSQNTSKDVLPPALSSMTGERLQSIHRISNSNHAGSYEHREPVQGQNVGSVSAHLQARYPQTFAPSQRLAGTSRTLSVQAGVPALLPYKPYGSSELFYIPQADQELSPCHSDTTVESSHPGSDDAVPPHFNTDILGSRELEDNIIASKHKEGIYSKRTNMKRVPSVSGNGLPESETTLAGQNDNTVPEVYVFKKSMDTVGIDEEYREEEEHFVPLHMEADYSTDDVHLHTSIIQEPKFPLEPHHLPSQPIRTSYKGYKKKQDRTPHDVSIEISSSLDQLWRRFSEKWSMEETKPAKEGETSLLDRLDRLSRLIHSTTPTDLNIQQSHSRKGEYYRRSDQEDGTTDGEEQRETVQLDVAPQQAWPEHEESQDRVHRFPAERDESASVETSSSLSTIDTERLLRAFGPHRVTSKGQKSSDSLLRLYNAIHMQKTGRRKPRTKHVAVSVATNDVSTDDSTVSADSLSSSSTLPRHSQRRVSQNLNSKKSKVKLVSRGVQAGDLEIVTNGTCRHTRDVGTIFPSPGAFKDVHSSNTLCRSIQSGFPTPTAFTSKPTQTLTALKKDPSNKRIRTHYPNGVSWFVAADELKCDGHKENQPQTESAPCPRVWFEPYTKTRPWRETTREPLRERQNPQEQERPTESITATETDISDKHSALLRLSLQEALELHRPEFVSRSRERMKRLGLLVEERRLQAVFNREREELFNCPAPSRPYRPAPVPHKRVVPRREMVQRSKEKYAQLPEVQRRKEEERRQAEYRSYRLNAHLFNKKVTNRVLGRRAPWQ; this is translated from the exons CCCCCTGCAGAGATTCCCTACCAGCAGCATGGACAAAATATGCATGATTCAGAGGCTAGCAGACTGAACACAGATCCTGACAATGATGAAAGACCATTTAGTAACACTCAGGATTCAAGTGTGCAGCCACTCATAGACAGATCTGAGACTTTACAATTGG agtttcaGGATAGCCAGTTGTCACCTGCACTTACCCTGAATCCCTGCCTGGACAAATCTCACCTTATTTCTGACTCCACATTTTTTCAGCATACAGATGCAGAATTTGTCCCTCTTCG GGGATTTCCTGACTTCTCAGTTATGACTGAGAGATGCCTCAGGACTTCAAATGTAGCTGTAACTGATGCTTCCCACCACCAAAATACTATTCTTGACCAGGCTGCACTTTCCCAGCATCCGTTGGAGTTACCAACAGCCCTGTCTGGTGAAAAAACCTGCTGTTCACTCTCCCAGCACAGCCTGTCACCTGGAGACCATTGCAAAGAGTTTGAGGATCAAGGGAGCATTTCTTATATTGCTGCTGAGGACAAAATCATCAGACATATGGAAGGAGAGGAGCAGACCACTGCTCAGCAGCTTATTGAAGGAATGTCTGCTCGGCTCTTGTTAAAGTCCAGGGAAGACAATGTTATTGTGGCTGTTAGTGACAGCAGTGCCATTTCCTCCACCTCTGAACCTGCCTCACTTCATCAAAACATAGACAAAAGCCAGTTAGAGCCTTCCATGAATCTTCAAAAAGGCTCATTATCATCTTTATTTCAGAAGGCTGCAGATGTTTCAAATATAACTTTTCGTGATTCACGGATGCATTCACACCAAACAACTGATCATCTCCATGATCAGTTTCTGTCTGTAGGACAAAGAGGCTCCATCTCGGCCCCAGCAAGTAGGCACCATAGTGGGAACAAAAGCTCTCATAGTGGAATGTGTATCACACCAGCTGGTGAAGCTTTGATGCATCTACCAGATCTGCAGAGAGTGCTCTGGAGCTCCGGTCATCTAACAGCAGCAGATGGTTCATTCTTGAACTCTCAGCCTGTGTCTCAATCCACACCTGCACTATCTATCATGAGACCCCCACCAGCACTGACCAAATTCTCACTCATACACTCCAAACAAGAGGCTATTGCTTCTGTGGCTACATCCTCCCAAAACAGTCACTCCAAAACTGGCTTAATTCCATCATTGGACCTAAGCGATCAACGTTCCTCTCCCATTCACTCTCAAACAACAGCTACAGATCCTAGTGGACCTTCAGAGACTGTGCAAACAATGTCACACGCCCAACCCATTTTAAACGTTCCTCTTCCTGTTTTAAATCCACAAGCCTCTGATACACCTCACTCCAACATTCAGTACTTTTACTCTGGTGCAGAGATGAAAGATCAAGTCCCTCGTTTGGCCCTTGGGAGAGTACATTCTCTTCCCAGTCTGAGCTATTTACAAAAAGTAGATGCCTGGAAAGTCAATCAAAGTTCTAGCAGGTCGTTTTATGATCATTTGCCACTTGATGGTGTGTCACCCAAGAAAAATGCACAGGATGTTGTTTCTGAAGCACTTAACCACATGTTTTCTCAAGACACATGTCTGACAGTTGGTGCTAATCCCAGCTCCCAAATGTTTCAGCCACTTTCCTCTTCTCATTCTGGAAGTGGCTCACCCCGTCAGGTGGGTGTAGTTGGGACGGGTGCATGCAGAGGACAAGCATCTGAGTCACCTGTCAatcgctcacactctcactcctCCCTAAGCTCTGTGGTGACCTCTGTTCAGAGAGATGCTGGTCCACACAATCAGCAAATTCCAGTAGCACAATTTAATAACATCATTCCAACTACCAGATCATTGGACTATCAGCCATCCTTCGTTTCAGGTGGAAGGGGTGAAGGAAAGAATAGCTCAGCTCCTAACATGGATAAAAGCTCAGTCCATATGTCTCCTCTCCTCAGTCTGGGGCGCTTCAGTGATGTGTCATCAAACCTCAACATGAGCAGCACTCTTTCAAGCTCTCAAGGAAGTCGACATGGTGAACAGAGTATGCGGGCATCAGTGGGAGCCACCTCTTCAGTAATGAGTCTTGAAGTAGATAATTATGCACCCTACTGGACCTCCAGACCTGCGTCCCCTCCTCACACTAGAGAACTCAACATTGAAGACAGGATCCCT CTGTACCTTTTAAATTTGGGTATTGACCAGTCACCTTCAACTATCTTAAATCCATTTACTCATCGAGGACCAATCAGAGAGCCTGAATTCTCTCCTACTGACTTATGTACCATCAAAGGCTCCATAGGAACACCAACTAAAAGCACACAGCCATCTGAAG TTGACAGTCTTCAGAAGGAGACATTCTCCAGTTCTAGTCAGCTCTCAGCTGACTCCAGTGCTTCTGTCACACACCGGTTGTCAGTGCATGAGCGAGGCCAAACAGCCAGTGACAGAACTGTGAAGAAAACGTTCAGCCAGGTGGAAACGCCACCAAGACTTAATTCAACTGTTCATCCTTCATCAAACCTACAACAGTCTGATGCTCCAAAAAGTGAAGGAAACTTTGGCCTTTCTAGCCAATTCAGCTCAGAATCCATGACTCCTCCAGGTCCCAGAGAGGTGGTAAAGGAGGATGAAGACTCTTTTGTAGGCTCTGGCACACTGCGTGAAATCAGACGTCTGCTGGGCCGGGCAGAAAGCCTGGTTTCTGGTCGTTCCTCTCTGATTTCCTCTCCTGGCTCACACCGCCTCTCAGAGAGTGACACATCCCTTGTTTCACTGGGACGGAACATTCAAGGTTATCATGATGACACATCTCTGTCAGCTGGTGGGAATCTTTCTTTGCTGCTGACTCGCTCTTCATCAGATTCAGCTTTGAGAGGAAGCTTGTCATCCTCCCAAAGGCCTCAACAGATTGACTGCACAACTATAGAGCCTACCGCTCTCTCTTTGAGCAGAGAGGAAAGTTTGAAGTCACGTGACCTCTGTGTGACCCCAAGACGGGCTGAACCGGAAGGCTGCAGTGCTGCAGACCAAGATAAGGCAAAGCCACCTACAGTCACATCTGCCATGCAGATAAATGTTCCTTCGATAGCAGAAAACCAGGACCAGACTGAAGATGCTGTGTTTGGCTCTTCTGAGAATGATTCGTCTCATGTCTCAGCTGAGGTTGAAAGTATGAGTGACAGTAGCAGCGAGAGTTCATTGGCTGCCAGAGTTGCCAAGCTCCTCCAGAGTGAGTCACCCGTTTCAGTGGTTACAAGCCGGCCAAGCACCAGTGATCCAGAAGACAGCCGTGCAAGAG AATGGATCCTGATGAAGGTTTCTGGCCGCCGATGTGAAAGCTTAGAACTAAACGCTGAGGACAGAGAGAGAATTGAAGACATCAAAAGAGAGCTTCTACTGAACACCAAATACACCAAG TGGAGCTCAGATTCTGAGGGCAGTGCTCAGTCGAGTGCTGGTCCTGAATCTCAGCTGACGAAGGGCTGTGTTGGACTGCGTAACATGGAGAATCGTAACTCAGATCAGCTGCAGAAAGTCAATTCAAAACCTTTGGAAACAGGTCCATTTTACACTCCTACCCAACAGGATTTAGAGGCCAGAGTTCGCCAGATTGCTCTTAGAGAGGGGCTCAGTTCCCAGCCTTTAACTTCTATTACTATATCAACCACTTGCTGCACTCCGTCTCCACAGTCACCATCACATGGCCATATCACTGCTACTGAGGAATTGGACAGCGTTGGTCCTGACCATGAGACTTTAGAGAGCACGAGCCAAATGAGACTTCAGCCAGCTGTTATACTTAATGTATCTGGCAGAGAAAAGGAGACAGCGAGAGAAGAACAACATAGAGAAGAGAACAAAGGAGAAGAAATGACTGATGACGACAAAGAGAACATTGTTACAAACAATCCCCAGAGTATCCATAGAATACCTCACATGGACTTTAATGCCACTGGGAGTAACCAGATATTATCTAGTTCGTCATCAGATTCAGCTTTTGACAAGAAGTCCCATCTCTCTCACATACACGTCACCTTATCGCCCAAACCCAAACACCATTCCAATCCAAACAACTTAAGCAGACTATCCAGTCAAAACACCAGTAAAGATGTCCTACCTCCAGCGTTGTCAAGCATGACTGGTGAGCGTCTGCAGTCTATACACCGAATCTCGAATTCAAATCATGCCGGGTCATATGAACACAGAGAGCCAGTTCAAGGCCAGAATGTAGGAAGTGTCAGTGCACACTTACAGGCCAGATACCCACAAACCTTTGCTCCCTCTCAGAGGCTGGCTGGGACATCCAGAACTCTCTCTGTTCAAGCAG GTGTCCCTGCCCTGTTGCCATACAAACCTTATGGAAGCTCAGAGTTGTTCTACATCCCGCAAGCTGATCAAGAGCTTTCTCCTTGTCACTCTGACACAACTGTAGAAAGCTCTCACCCAG GTTCTGATGATGCTGTCCCTCCACACTTTAATACAGACATTTTAGGCTCTAGAGAGCTAGAAGACAACATAATTGCATCAAAACACAAGGAAGGTATCTACAGTAAGAGAACCAATATGAAGAGAG TTCCCAGTGTGTCAGGAAATGGTCTTCCAGAATCAGAAACCACTCTTGCTGGCCAAAATGACAATACCGTTCCTGAAGTTTATGTTTTTAAGAAGAGCATGGACACTGTTGGCATAGATGAGGAGTATAGAGAGGAGGAAGAACATTTTGTTCCCTTACACATGGAGGCAGACTATAGTACAGATGATGTGCATCTTCACACTAGCATTATTCAGGAGCCCAAATTTCCACTAGAACCACACCATTTAccttctcagccaatcagaacgtCTTACAAGGGATACAAGAAAAAGCAGGACAGAACACCTCATGATGTTAGCATAGAGATTAGCAGTTCTTTGGACCAGCTGTGGCGTCGCTTCAGTGAAAAATGGAGCATGGAGGAGACAAAACCAGCTAAAGAGGGAGAAACGTCACTGCTTGATCGACTGGACCGTCTGTCTCGTCTCATTCACAGTACCACTCCAACAGACCTAAATATACAACAGTCACACAGCAGGAAAGGAGAGTATTATAGGAGGAGTGATCAAGAGGATGGGACCACAGACGGGGAAGAGCAAAGAGAAACAGTTCAGTTAGACGTGGCTCCACAACAAGCTTGGCCTGAGCATGAGGAGAGTCAGGACAGAGTGCACCGCTTTCCTGCTGAGAGAGACGAGTCTGCAAGTGTGGAGACGAGCAGTAGCCTGTCCACTATTGACACGGAGCGACTGCTGCGAGCTTTTGGACCTCACCGGGTCACCAGTAAGGGACAGAAAAGCAGTGACAGCTTGCTCAGACTTTACAACGCCATCCACATGCAGAAAACTGGCCGAAGGAAACCCCGTACTAAACATGTTGCTGTCTCTGTTGCTACCAATGATGTGAGCACTGATGACTCCACC GTCTCTGCTGATTCTTTATCATCTTCAAGCACTTTACCCCGTCATTCGCAAAGACGTGTTTCCCAAAACCTAAATTCCAAAAAGTCGAAGGTCAAACTAGTCAGTAGAGGTGTGCAGGCAG GTGATTTGGAAATCGTTACAAATGGTACCTGCAGACACACTCGGGACGTGGGCACCATCTTTCCCTCACCAGGTGCTTTCAAAGATGTCCATTCATCAAACACATTGTGCAGAAGCATTCAGAGTGGCTTTCCCACCCCCACTGCTTTCACATCTAAACCCACCCAAACCCTGACTGCTCTGAAGAAAGACCCCAGCAACAAGAGAATCCGGACACACTACCCAAACG GTGTGTCATGGTTCGTCGCAGCTGATGAGCTTAAGTGCGATGGTCACAAGGAAAACCAGCCACAGACCGAATCAGCACCTTGCCCAAGAGTCTGGTTTGAGCCTTACACCAAAACCAGACCCTGGAGAGAAACAACCAGAGAACCACTAAGAGAGAGACAGAACCCGCAAGAACAAGAGAGGCCAACAGAGTCCATAACAGCTACAGAGACCGATATCAGTGACAAACACTCGGCTCTTCTTCGACTTTCACTACAG GAAGCTCTGGAGCTCCATCGGCCAGAGTTTGTATCTCGTTCACGTGAGCGGATGAAGCGTCTGGGGTTGCTGGTTGAGGAGAGGAGGTTACAAGCAGTcttcaacagagagagagaagagctcTTCAACTGCCCCGCACCATCACGTCCATACAGACCAG CTCCAGTACCCCATAAACGAGTCGTTCCAAGAAGAGAGATGGTCCAAAGATCCAAAGA GAAATATGCTCAACTTCCTGAGGTCCAGAGAAGAAAGGAAGAGGAAAGGAGACAGGCAGAGTACCGCTCTTACCGCCTCAATGCTCATCTCTTTAACAAG AAAGTCACTAATCGTGTGTTGGGAAGGAGAGCGCCCTGGCAGTGA